In the Hemitrygon akajei chromosome 7, sHemAka1.3, whole genome shotgun sequence genome, one interval contains:
- the med22 gene encoding mediator of RNA polymerase II transcription subunit 22 isoform X5: MSQQRTLPQSKEILLQSYNKRLKDDIKSILDNFTEIIKSARVEDETQVSRATQCEQDHYEMHVRAANIVRAGESLMKLVSDLKQFLILNDFPSVNEAINQRKQQLRSLQEECDKKLITLRDEIAVDLYELEEEYYSSRYK, translated from the exons ATGTCCCAGCAACGGACTCTCCCTCAAAGCAAAGAGATCTTACTGCAGTCCTACAACAAGAGACTGAAAGATGACATCAAATCTATTCTGGACAACTTCACGGAAATCATTAAAAGTGCTCGG GTTGAAGACGAGACGCAGGTTTCCCGCGCGACTCAGTGTGAACAAGATCACTATGAGATGCATGTGAGAGCAGCAAATATT GTGCGTGCTGGGGAGTCTCTCATGAAGCTGGTGTCAGACCTTAAACAGTTCCTGATTCTGAATGACTTTCCCTCCGTGAACGAAGCCATAAACCAGCGAAAGCAGCAACTTCGGAgtctacaggaagaatgtgacaAGAAGCTGATCACCCTAAGAGATGAGATTGCGGTTGACCTATACGAGCTGGAAGAAGAATATTACTCCTCCAGGTACAAATAG